In one window of Carassius auratus strain Wakin chromosome 28, ASM336829v1, whole genome shotgun sequence DNA:
- the LOC113046901 gene encoding nucleoside diphosphate kinase 3 isoform X2 translates to MIILCLTIFAYVFKTGWTGTNERTFIAVKPDGVQRRLVGEIIRRFERKGFKLVGMKLLQASEEQLRQHYRDLREKPFYSGLVKYMSSGPIVAMVWQGLDVVKTARKMLGETNPADSLPGTIRGDYCVEVGRNVIHGSDSVESAQREISLWFKHHELFCWEECNEHWIYA, encoded by the exons GATGGACCGGCACAAACGAGCGCACGTTCATCGCAGTGAAGCCAGACGGAGTCCAGCGCAGGCTGGTCGGTGAAATCATCCGCCGCTTTGAGCGCAAGGGTTTCAAACTGGTCGGCATGAAGCTCCTGCAG GCATCAGAGGAGCAGCTCAGACAGCACTACAGAGACCTGAGGGAGAAGCCTTTCTACAGCGGCTTGGTCAAATACATGAGCTCTGGGCCCATTGTTGCAATG GTATGGCAAGGGCTGGATGTGGTCAAGACTGCCAGAAAGATGCTTGGAGAGACCAACCCAGCAGACTCTCTCCCAGGCACTATCAGAGGAGACTATTGTGTTGAAGTGGGCAG GAATGTGATTCACGGCAGTGATTCAGTTGAAAGTGCTCAGAGAGAGATCTCACTGTGGTTCAAGCATCATGAGTTGTTCTGCTGGGAAGAGTGTAATGAGCACTGGATCTATGCTTGA